Proteins encoded within one genomic window of Oryza glaberrima chromosome 12, OglaRS2, whole genome shotgun sequence:
- the LOC127757592 gene encoding leucine-rich repeat receptor-like protein kinase PXC1 isoform X1 produces MQIDGGRTSSRDHGSSCTVVTMAMLLLLRSLEFLAIMAVASSLAMPVAAAAAVPQPEPEVKPSDTDALTIFRNGADAHGILAANWSTSNACAGGWIGVGCSGDGRRVTSLSLPSLDLRGPLDPLSHLGELRALDLRGNRLNGTLDTLLLGVPNLKLLYLSHNDISGAIPDAIARLLRLLRLDLADNSLRGAIPVAALANLTGLLTLKLQDNLLTGLLPDVTAALPRLAEFNASNNQLSGRVPDAMRAKFGLASFAGNAGLCGLAPPLPACSFMPREPAPTSPSVPSSPQSVVPSNPAASSSSVASSSPALATPESRDGPGKGGLSTGAIAGIVVGNALFLFAMLSLLVAYCCCSTGGESGGEPPKKRKRGGRVGLEDDDDGGMFGHGKGVQPGRPGSAGMRSDDGGDSDGARSKLVFFGVDGGEDDDDDDGGGSDSSAGRRATGGGWTAAPHQPHGRRSRFALEELLRASAEMVGRGSLGTVYRAVLSDGRMVAVKRLRDANPCARDEFHRYMDLIGRLRHPNLVPLRAFYYAKQEKLLIYDYLPNGNLHDRLHGHRMSGESPLDWTTRVRLLLGAARGLACVHREYRTSAIPHGNVKSTNVLLDKNGVACVADFGLALLLSPAHAIARLGGYIAPEQEDNKRLSQEADVYSFGVLVLEALTGKVPAQYPQPSPVVAADAAAADAQRKDKRCSTAVSLPEWVRSVVREEWTAEVFDVELLRYKDIEEEMVAMLHVALACVTPQPEQRPSMADVVRMIESIPVDQSPFPEEDRDISTMSPSIGITTDDGDGRLSC; encoded by the exons ATGCAGATCGATGGGGGTCGTACCAGTAGCAGAGATCAtggct CTAGCTGCACAGTGGTGACAATGGCGATGCTGCTGTTGTTGCGTTCTTTGGAGTTCTTGGCGATCATGGCGGTTGCATCGAGCTTGGCaatgccggtggcggcggcggcggcggtgccacagccggagccggaggtgaAGCCGAGCGACACCGACGCGCTCACCATCTTCCGGAACGGCGCCGACGCGCACGGCATCCTGGCGGCGAACTGGAGCACCTCGAACGCCTGCGCCGGCGGGTGGATCGGCGTCGGCTGCtccggcgacggccgccgcgtGACGTCGCTGTCGCTGCCGTCGCTCGACCTGCGTGGGCCGCTCGACCCGCTCTCCCACCTCGGCGAGCTCCGGGCGCTCGACCTCCGCGGGAACCGCCTCAACGGCACGCTCGACAcgctcctcctcggcgtccCCAACCTCAAGCTGCTCTACCTCTCCCACAACGACATCTCCGGCGCCATCCCGGACGCCATCGcgcggctcctccgcctcctccgcctcgacctcgccgacAACAGCCTGCGCGGGGCCATCCCGGTGGCCGCGCTCGCCAACCTCACCGGCCTCCTCACGCTCAAGCTCCAGGACAACCTCCTCACCGGCTTGCTCCCGGACGtcaccgccgccctcccgcgCCTCGCCGAGTTCAACGCCTCCAACAACCAGCTCTCCGGCAGGGTGCCCGACGCCATGCGCGCCAAGTTCGGCCTCGCCTCGTTCGCCGGCAATGCCGGCCTCTGcgggctggcgccgccgctgccggcgtgcTCTTTCATGCCGCGCGAGCCAGCCCCGACGTCACCCTCCgtcccgtcgtcgccgcagtCCGTGGTGCCATCGAacccggcggcgtcgtcgtcgtcggttgCTTCGTCCTCGCCGGCGTTGGCCACACCGGAGTCGCGCGACGGACCCGGCAAGGGGGGGTTGAGCACCGGCGCCATTGCCGGCATCGTCGTCGGCAATGCTCTCTTCCTGTTCGCCATGCTGTCGCTGCTCGTGGCGTACTGCTGCTGCAgcaccggcggcgagagcggcggcgagccacccaagaagaggaaacgaggcggccgcgtcggcctggaggatgacgacgacggcgggatGTTCGGCCACGGCAAGGGCGTGCAGCCAGGCCGGCCAGGCAGCGCCGGCATgcgcagcgacgacggcggagacagcgacggcgcgcgcaGCAAGCTGGTGTTCTTCggggtggacggcggcgaggacgacgacgacgacgacggaggcggcagcgacagcAGCGCCGGCAGGagggcaaccggcggcggctggacggcggcgccgcaccAGCCTCacgggaggaggagcaggttcGCGCTGGAGGAGCTTCTCCGCGCGTCGGCGGAGATGGTCGGCCGCGGCAGCCTGGGCACCGTGTACCGCGCCGTCCTCAGCGACGGCCGCATGGTCGCCGTCAAGCGGCTGCGCGACGCCAACCCATGCGCCCGCGACGAGTTCCACCGCTACATGGACCTCatcggccgcctccgccacccaaACCTCGTCCCCCTCCGAGCCTTCTACTACGCCAAGCAGGAGAAGCTCCTCATCTACGACTACCTCCCCAATGGCAACCTCCATGACCGCCTCCACG GGCACCGGATGTCGGGGGAGTCGCCGTTGGACTGGACGACGAGGGTGAGGCTTCTcctcggcgcggcgcgcgggctggCATGCGTCCACCGGGAGTACCGCACGTCGGCGATCCCCCACGGCAACGTCAAGTCCACCAACGTCCTGCTCGACAAGAACGGCGTCGCCTGCGTCGCCGACTTCGGCCTGGCGCTCCTCCTCAGCCCGGCGCACGCCATTGCCCGCCTCGGAGGCTACATCGCGCCGGAGCAGGAGGACAACAAGCGGCTGTCGCAGGAGgccgacgtgtacagcttcggcgtgcTCGTCCTCGAGGCGCTCACCGGGAAGGTGCCGGCGCAGTACCCGCAGCcgtcgccggtcgtcgccgccgacgccgccgccgcggacgcgcAGAGGAAAGACAAGAGGTGCTCGACGGCGGTGAGCCTGCCGGAGTGGGTGCGATCGGTGGTGCGGGAGGAGTGGACGGCGGAGGTGTTCGACGTGGAGCTGCTCCGGTACAAGGACatcgaggaggagatggtggcgatGCTGCACGTCGCGCTGGCGTGCGTCACGCCGCAGCCGGAGCAGAGGCCGTCCATGGCCGACGTGGTGCGGATGATCGAGAGCATCCCGGTGGATCAGTCGCCGTTCCCGGAGGAGGACAGGGACATCTCCACCATGTCGCCGTCGATCGGCATTACCACTGACGACGGAGATGGTCGTCTCAGCTGCTAG
- the LOC127756520 gene encoding uncharacterized protein LOC127756520 has product MILQVPIIQDNSEDKLRWKFTPNGECNSKSAYKEIWKREASHGSQVSEHARTILKQVWKDKCMPAKIKAFAWRLLMGALPTASRLNFRISEISPNCIRCGMIENDFHLFLDCPFSKITWIISDINLNTDIFSDNVSMADIIACIVNNCSNKASLNRIFSIMWQIWKARNDLKFQGKVLEPTQVCFAAEAMINTYSCLIEQPHLQDNIDQSPSERRMEQLPEDTIFLMDCSTVVDTAKKGNFHEDPSHWSLLPIWSQILTFLPGHLLKVHWIPRHLNKLADKLAKDARGNPSSPPIFSCQNIAHIAYPSNQCFASTLRSSLRARNCTVNHVLCF; this is encoded by the exons ATGATATTGCAGGTACCAATCATCCAAGACAACTCTGAAGATAAACTTCGATGGAAATTCACTCCCAATGGAGAGTGCAATTCCAAAAGTGCATACAAGGAGATCTGGAAAAGAGAAGCCTCACATGGATCTCAAGTAAGTGAACATGCCAGAACAATCTTGAAACAGGTTTGGAAAGACAAGTGTATGCCTGCAAAGATTAAAGCCTTTGCTTGGAGATTGCTGATGGGAGCTCTTCCTACTGCTTCCAGGCTTAATTTCAGAATCAGTGAAATTTCTCCAAATTGCATTAGATGTGGCATGATTGAAAATGATTTCCATCTTTTCTTGGACTGCCCTTTTAGCAAAATCACCTGGATAATCTCAGATATCAATCTGAACACTGACATTTTTTCTGATAATGTCTCTATGGCTGACATTATTGCTTGCATTGTAAATAATTGCTCTAACAAAGCCTCCCTTAATAGAATCTTCTCAATCATGTGGCAAATCTGGAAAGCAAGAAATGATCTTAAATTTCAGGGGAAGGTGCTCGAGCCAACACAAGTCTGTTTTGCAGCAGAAGCTATGATCAACACTTACTCTTGCTTGATTGAGCAACCTCATTTGCAGGATAACATCGACCAGAGCCCTTCGGAGAGAAGAATGGAACAGCTGCCTGAAG ACACAATCTTCCTCATGGATTGCTCAACGGTGGTGGACACAGCGAAGAAAGGAAACTTCCATGAAGATCCAAGCCATTGGAGTCTTTTACCTATTTGGAGTCAAATCTTAACCTTCTTACCAGGACATTTGCTCAAGGTCCACTGGATTCCAAGACATCTCAACAAGTTGGCAGATAAGCTAGCCAAGGATGCTAGAGGGAACCCTTCATCCCCTCCAATCTTTAGTTGCCAAAACATTGCTCATATTGCTTACCCATCCAATCAATGTTTTGCTTCTACCCTAAGATCTAGCCTGAGGGCTCGAAATTGTACTGTCAACCATGTACTTTGTTTCTGA
- the LOC127757592 gene encoding leucine-rich repeat receptor-like protein kinase PXC1 isoform X2 — protein sequence MAMLLLLRSLEFLAIMAVASSLAMPVAAAAAVPQPEPEVKPSDTDALTIFRNGADAHGILAANWSTSNACAGGWIGVGCSGDGRRVTSLSLPSLDLRGPLDPLSHLGELRALDLRGNRLNGTLDTLLLGVPNLKLLYLSHNDISGAIPDAIARLLRLLRLDLADNSLRGAIPVAALANLTGLLTLKLQDNLLTGLLPDVTAALPRLAEFNASNNQLSGRVPDAMRAKFGLASFAGNAGLCGLAPPLPACSFMPREPAPTSPSVPSSPQSVVPSNPAASSSSVASSSPALATPESRDGPGKGGLSTGAIAGIVVGNALFLFAMLSLLVAYCCCSTGGESGGEPPKKRKRGGRVGLEDDDDGGMFGHGKGVQPGRPGSAGMRSDDGGDSDGARSKLVFFGVDGGEDDDDDDGGGSDSSAGRRATGGGWTAAPHQPHGRRSRFALEELLRASAEMVGRGSLGTVYRAVLSDGRMVAVKRLRDANPCARDEFHRYMDLIGRLRHPNLVPLRAFYYAKQEKLLIYDYLPNGNLHDRLHGHRMSGESPLDWTTRVRLLLGAARGLACVHREYRTSAIPHGNVKSTNVLLDKNGVACVADFGLALLLSPAHAIARLGGYIAPEQEDNKRLSQEADVYSFGVLVLEALTGKVPAQYPQPSPVVAADAAAADAQRKDKRCSTAVSLPEWVRSVVREEWTAEVFDVELLRYKDIEEEMVAMLHVALACVTPQPEQRPSMADVVRMIESIPVDQSPFPEEDRDISTMSPSIGITTDDGDGRLSC from the exons ATGGCGATGCTGCTGTTGTTGCGTTCTTTGGAGTTCTTGGCGATCATGGCGGTTGCATCGAGCTTGGCaatgccggtggcggcggcggcggcggtgccacagccggagccggaggtgaAGCCGAGCGACACCGACGCGCTCACCATCTTCCGGAACGGCGCCGACGCGCACGGCATCCTGGCGGCGAACTGGAGCACCTCGAACGCCTGCGCCGGCGGGTGGATCGGCGTCGGCTGCtccggcgacggccgccgcgtGACGTCGCTGTCGCTGCCGTCGCTCGACCTGCGTGGGCCGCTCGACCCGCTCTCCCACCTCGGCGAGCTCCGGGCGCTCGACCTCCGCGGGAACCGCCTCAACGGCACGCTCGACAcgctcctcctcggcgtccCCAACCTCAAGCTGCTCTACCTCTCCCACAACGACATCTCCGGCGCCATCCCGGACGCCATCGcgcggctcctccgcctcctccgcctcgacctcgccgacAACAGCCTGCGCGGGGCCATCCCGGTGGCCGCGCTCGCCAACCTCACCGGCCTCCTCACGCTCAAGCTCCAGGACAACCTCCTCACCGGCTTGCTCCCGGACGtcaccgccgccctcccgcgCCTCGCCGAGTTCAACGCCTCCAACAACCAGCTCTCCGGCAGGGTGCCCGACGCCATGCGCGCCAAGTTCGGCCTCGCCTCGTTCGCCGGCAATGCCGGCCTCTGcgggctggcgccgccgctgccggcgtgcTCTTTCATGCCGCGCGAGCCAGCCCCGACGTCACCCTCCgtcccgtcgtcgccgcagtCCGTGGTGCCATCGAacccggcggcgtcgtcgtcgtcggttgCTTCGTCCTCGCCGGCGTTGGCCACACCGGAGTCGCGCGACGGACCCGGCAAGGGGGGGTTGAGCACCGGCGCCATTGCCGGCATCGTCGTCGGCAATGCTCTCTTCCTGTTCGCCATGCTGTCGCTGCTCGTGGCGTACTGCTGCTGCAgcaccggcggcgagagcggcggcgagccacccaagaagaggaaacgaggcggccgcgtcggcctggaggatgacgacgacggcgggatGTTCGGCCACGGCAAGGGCGTGCAGCCAGGCCGGCCAGGCAGCGCCGGCATgcgcagcgacgacggcggagacagcgacggcgcgcgcaGCAAGCTGGTGTTCTTCggggtggacggcggcgaggacgacgacgacgacgacggaggcggcagcgacagcAGCGCCGGCAGGagggcaaccggcggcggctggacggcggcgccgcaccAGCCTCacgggaggaggagcaggttcGCGCTGGAGGAGCTTCTCCGCGCGTCGGCGGAGATGGTCGGCCGCGGCAGCCTGGGCACCGTGTACCGCGCCGTCCTCAGCGACGGCCGCATGGTCGCCGTCAAGCGGCTGCGCGACGCCAACCCATGCGCCCGCGACGAGTTCCACCGCTACATGGACCTCatcggccgcctccgccacccaaACCTCGTCCCCCTCCGAGCCTTCTACTACGCCAAGCAGGAGAAGCTCCTCATCTACGACTACCTCCCCAATGGCAACCTCCATGACCGCCTCCACG GGCACCGGATGTCGGGGGAGTCGCCGTTGGACTGGACGACGAGGGTGAGGCTTCTcctcggcgcggcgcgcgggctggCATGCGTCCACCGGGAGTACCGCACGTCGGCGATCCCCCACGGCAACGTCAAGTCCACCAACGTCCTGCTCGACAAGAACGGCGTCGCCTGCGTCGCCGACTTCGGCCTGGCGCTCCTCCTCAGCCCGGCGCACGCCATTGCCCGCCTCGGAGGCTACATCGCGCCGGAGCAGGAGGACAACAAGCGGCTGTCGCAGGAGgccgacgtgtacagcttcggcgtgcTCGTCCTCGAGGCGCTCACCGGGAAGGTGCCGGCGCAGTACCCGCAGCcgtcgccggtcgtcgccgccgacgccgccgccgcggacgcgcAGAGGAAAGACAAGAGGTGCTCGACGGCGGTGAGCCTGCCGGAGTGGGTGCGATCGGTGGTGCGGGAGGAGTGGACGGCGGAGGTGTTCGACGTGGAGCTGCTCCGGTACAAGGACatcgaggaggagatggtggcgatGCTGCACGTCGCGCTGGCGTGCGTCACGCCGCAGCCGGAGCAGAGGCCGTCCATGGCCGACGTGGTGCGGATGATCGAGAGCATCCCGGTGGATCAGTCGCCGTTCCCGGAGGAGGACAGGGACATCTCCACCATGTCGCCGTCGATCGGCATTACCACTGACGACGGAGATGGTCGTCTCAGCTGCTAG
- the LOC127757842 gene encoding pyruvate kinase 2, cytosolic: MHSTNLLLEEPIRMASILEPSKPSFFPAMTKIVGTLGPKSRSVDTISSCLKAGMSVARFDFSWGDAEYHQETLENLKVAIKSTKKLCAVMLDTVGPELQVVNKSEASISLEENGTVILTPDQGQEASSQVLPINFAGLAKAVKPGDTIFVGQYLFTGSETTSVWLEVSQIKGDDVVCVIKNTATLAGSLFTLHCSQIHIDLPTLSDEDKEVIRKWGAPNKIDFLSLSYTRHVEDVRQAREFLSKLGDLSQTQIFAKIENVEGLNNFDEILQEADGIILSRGNLGIDLPPEKVFLFQKSALHKCNMAGKPAVVTRVVDSMTDNLRPTRAEATDVANAVLDGSDAILLGAETLRGLYPVETISIVGKICAEAEKVFNQDLYFKRTVKHVGEPMTHLESIASSAVRAAIKVKASVIICFTSSGRAARLIAKYRPTMPVLSVVIPRLKTNQLRWSFTGAFEARQSLIVRGLFPMLADPRHPAESTNATNESVLKVALDHGKVSGVIKSHDRVVVCQKVGDSSVVKIIELDD, encoded by the exons ATGCATTCGACGaatctgctgctggaggagccCATCAGGATGGCATCCATCCTGGAGCCATCCAAGCCC aGCTTCTTCCCGGCGATGACCAAGATCGTGGGGACGCTGGGGCCAAAGTCGCGCTCCGTCGACACCATCTCCTCCTGCCTCAAGGCCGGCATGTCGG TGGCCCGATTTGATTTCTCGTGGGGAGACGCCGAGTACCACCAGGAAACCCTTGAGAACCTCAAGGTCGCCATCAAGTCCACCAAGAAGCTCTGCGCG GTCATGCTTGACACGGTCGGCCCAGAGTTGCAGGTGGTGAACAAGAGCGAAGCCTCCATCTCCCTCGAGGAGAACGGCACTGTTATTCTCACCCCTGACCAGGGGCAGGAGGCCTCCTCACAAGTGCTGCCAATTAACTTCGCTGGGCTTGCTAAG GCTGTGAAGCCAGGTGACACAATATTTGTTGGGCAATACTTGTTCACAGGCAGTGAGACTACTTCAGTTTGGTTAGAG GTTTCTCAAATTAAAGGAGATGATGTGGTCTGTGTGATAAAAAACACAGCAACTCTGGCTGGGTCGCTCTTCACATTGCATTGCTCGCAGATTCACATCGACTTACCTACCCTATCTGATGAGGACAAGGAG GTTATCAGAAAATGGGGTGCCCCAAACAAGATTgacttcctctctctttcttataCAAGACATGTAGAAGATGTGCGACAG GCACGTGAATTCCTCTCAAAGTTAGGTGACCTTAGCCAGACCCAGATTTTTGCAAAAATCGAGAATGTGGAG GGGTTGAATAATTTTGATGAAATCCTCCAAGAAGCTGATGGTATCATCCTGTCAAGAGGAAACCTTGGAATTGATCTTCCACCTGAAAAG GTGTTTTTATTTCAAAAGTCTGCTCTGCACAAGTGCAACATGGCTGGAAAGCCTGCTGTTGTTACTCGTGTTGTAGACAGTATGACTGACAACCTCAGGCCTACTCGTGCAGAGGCTACGGATGTGGCAAATGCAGTGCTTGACG GGAGTGATGCCATTCTCCTTGGTGCTGAGACTCTGCGTGGTTTATACCCAGTTGAGACTATTTCAATAGTGGGTAAAATTTGTGCTGAG GCTGAGAAGGTCTTCAACCAAGATTTATACTTCAAGAGAACTGTGAAACATGTGGGGGAGCCCATGACCCACTTGGAGTCTATTGCTTCCTCTGCG GTGCGAGCTGCTATTAAAGTGAAGGCGTCTGTCATAATTTGCTTCACATCATCTGGACGTGCTGCAAG GCTAATTGCCAAGTATAGGCCAACCATGCCTGTTCTATCTGTTGTCATTCCTCGTCTAAAAACAAATCAACTGAGGTGGAGTTTCACTGGCGCATTTGAA GCAAGACAATCGCTCATAGTTAGAGGCCTCTTTCCGATGCTTGCTGATCCGAGGCATCCA GCTGAATCAACCAACGCTACAAATGAATCCGTTTTGAAGGTTGCTCTTGACCACGGTAAAGTTTCTGGTGTGATAAAGTCGCATGATCGCGTTGTTGTCTGCCAGAAGGTGGGAGATTCCTCGGTTGTGAAGATCATTGAGCTGGACGATTAG
- the LOC127757353 gene encoding RING-H2 finger protein ATL79-like → MRAFFSNVATILIIFARVSLLAFYLHAAARCLIRCLARWCDSGEWAQPQPPRLASDDDANTDRSGAVGAAFGVPMVGRWAEVECAICLSELADGSVLPACGHSFHTTYVDGTKKRKQRGSTTSS, encoded by the coding sequence ATGCGTGCATTCTTCTCCAACGTGGCCACCATCCTCATCATCTTCGCCCgcgtctccctcctcgccttctacctccacgccgccgcacgGTGCCTCATCCGCTGCCTCGCTCGTTGGTGCGACTCCGGGGAGTGGGCGCAACCACAGCCACCCAGGCTGGcgtccgacgacgacgccaacACCGATAGGTCAGGGGCGGTCGGCGCGGCGTTCGGAGTCCCGATGGTCGGCAGGTGGGCCGAGGTGGAGTGTGCCATCTGCCTGTCAGAGCTGGCGGACGGCAGCGTGCTCCCGGCATGTGGGCACAGCTTCCACACCACCTACGTGGACGGAACCAAGAAGAGGAAGCAAAGAGGAAGTACGACGAGCTCATGA